In Neofelis nebulosa isolate mNeoNeb1 chromosome 7, mNeoNeb1.pri, whole genome shotgun sequence, the following proteins share a genomic window:
- the GRAMD2A gene encoding GRAM domain-containing protein 2A isoform X6, which produces MGRTQGFLVPGMECLLCSLHWPEGLKSEEIKKCGREGPQLVCLQTLLSKYNQQYHKLFKDIPLEEVVLKVCSCALQRDLLLQGRLYISPNWLCFHASLFGKDIKVVIPVVSVQMIKKHKMARLLPNGLAITTNTSQKYVFVSLLSRDSVYDMLRRVCTHLQPSSKKSLSVREFPEEPECESLEVLIPEMKWRKVCPASRSLSLPDNIPCIPRASMDSTDSFFPSRKPPGSENAVCEKEKLKELPRSDGELRLWDCQLLKVIFVLICFLVMSSSYLAFRISRLEQQLCSLNWDGPIPGHR; this is translated from the exons ATGGGCAGAACTCAAGGGTTCCTTGTCCCTGGAATGGAATGTCTCCTTTGCAGTCTGCACTGGCCAGAAGGCTTGAAGAGTGAAGAGATCAAGAAGTGTGGCCGAGAAGGG CCCCAGCTCGTGTGTTTGCAGACACTACTGAGTAAATACAACCAGCAATACCACAAGCTGTTTAAGGACATCCCTTTGGAGGAGGTTGTTCTCAAAG TGTGTTCCTGTGCACTCCAGAGAGACCTTCTTCTCCAGGGCCGGCTCTACATCTCCCCCAATTGGCTCTGTTTCCATGCTAGCCTCTTTGGCAAGGATATCAAG GTGGTCATTCCTGTGGTGTCTGTGCAAATGATCAAAAAACACAAGATGGCCCGGCTCCTTCCCAATGGCCTGGCCATCACCACCAATACCAGCCAAAAG taTGTCTTTGTGTCACTGCTTTCCCGGGACAGTGTCTATGACATGCTGAGGAGGGTCTGCACACACCTACAG CCTTCCAGCAAGAAGAGCCTGAGTGTAAGAGAATTTCCAGAGGAACCTGAGTGCGAGTCTCTG GAAGTCCTCATCCCTGAGATGAAGTGGAGAAAGGTGTGCCCTGCCTCCAGGTCCCTGTCCCTTCCAGACAACATCCCTTGTATCCCTCGGGCATCCATGGACTCCACCGACAGCTTCTttccctccaggaagcctccaggCTCTG AGAATGCTGTCTGTGAGAAGGAGAAACTGAAGGAGTTGCCCAGGAGCGACGGGGAGCTGAGGCTCTGGGATTGCCAGCTCCTCAAGGTCATCTTCGTGCT gATCTGCTTCTTGGTCATGTCCTCATCGTATCTGGCATTCCGCATCTCCCGGCTGGAACAGCAATTATGCTCCCTGAATTGGGATGGCCCAATCCCTGGGCACAG GTAA
- the SENP8 gene encoding sentrin-specific protease 8 produces the protein MDPVVLSYMDSLLRQSDVSLLDPPSWLNDHIIGFAFEYFANSQFHDCSDHVCFISPEVTQFIKCTSNQAEIAMFLEPLDLPNKRVVFLAINDNSNEAAGGTHWSLLVYVQDKNSFLHYDSHSRSNSVHAKQVAEKLEAFLGRKGDKLAFVEERAPAQQNSYDCGMYVICNTEALCQNFFRQQPESLLQLLTPTYITKKRGEWKDLIARLAKN, from the coding sequence ATGGACCCTGTAGTTTTGAGTTACATGGACAGTCTACTGCGGCAATCAGATGTCTCGCTGTTGGATCCTCCAAGCTGGCTCAATGACCATATTATTGGATTTGCCTTTGAGTACTTTGCCAACAGTCAGTTTCATGACTGCTCTGACCATGTCTGCTTCATCAGTCCCGAAGTTACCCAGTTCATCAAGTGCACTAGCAACCAAGCAGAGATTGCCATGTTCCTTGAACCCCTAGACCTCCCCAACAAGAGAGTTGTATTTTTAGCCATCAATGATAATTCCAATGAGGCAGCTGGGGGAACCCATTGGAGTTTGTTGGTTTATGTCCAAGATAAAAATAGCTTTCTTCATTATGATTCCCATAGCAGAAGCAACTCAGTCCATGCAAAGCAGGTAGCAGAGAAACTGGAGGCTTTCTTaggcagaaaaggagacaaaCTAGCCTTTGTGGAAGAGAGAGCCCCTGCTCAACAAAACAGCTATGACTGTGGGATGTATGTGATATGTAACACTGAGGCCTTGTGTCAGAACTTCTTTAGGCAACAGCCAGAATCACTACTGCAGCTACTCACTCCTACATACATCACAAAGAAAAGGGGGGAATGGAAAGATCTCATTGCCAGACTTGCCAAAAATTAG
- the GRAMD2A gene encoding GRAM domain-containing protein 2A isoform X8: MAHSQAPELLHWPEGLKSEEIKKCGREGPQLVCLQTLLSKYNQQYHKLFKDIPLEEVVLKVCSCALQRDLLLQGRLYISPNWLCFHASLFGKDIKVVIPVVSVQMIKKHKMARLLPNGLAITTNTSQKYVFVSLLSRDSVYDMLRRVCTHLQPSSKKSLSVREFPEEPECESLEVLIPEMKWRKVCPASRSLSLPDNIPCIPRASMDSTDSFFPSRKPPGSENAVCEKEKLKELPRSDGELRLWDCQLLKVIFVLICFLVMSSSYLAFRISRLEQQLCSLNWDGPIPGHR, encoded by the exons ATGGCCCATAGCCAGGCCCCGGAGCT TCTGCACTGGCCAGAAGGCTTGAAGAGTGAAGAGATCAAGAAGTGTGGCCGAGAAGGG CCCCAGCTCGTGTGTTTGCAGACACTACTGAGTAAATACAACCAGCAATACCACAAGCTGTTTAAGGACATCCCTTTGGAGGAGGTTGTTCTCAAAG TGTGTTCCTGTGCACTCCAGAGAGACCTTCTTCTCCAGGGCCGGCTCTACATCTCCCCCAATTGGCTCTGTTTCCATGCTAGCCTCTTTGGCAAGGATATCAAG GTGGTCATTCCTGTGGTGTCTGTGCAAATGATCAAAAAACACAAGATGGCCCGGCTCCTTCCCAATGGCCTGGCCATCACCACCAATACCAGCCAAAAG taTGTCTTTGTGTCACTGCTTTCCCGGGACAGTGTCTATGACATGCTGAGGAGGGTCTGCACACACCTACAG CCTTCCAGCAAGAAGAGCCTGAGTGTAAGAGAATTTCCAGAGGAACCTGAGTGCGAGTCTCTG GAAGTCCTCATCCCTGAGATGAAGTGGAGAAAGGTGTGCCCTGCCTCCAGGTCCCTGTCCCTTCCAGACAACATCCCTTGTATCCCTCGGGCATCCATGGACTCCACCGACAGCTTCTttccctccaggaagcctccaggCTCTG AGAATGCTGTCTGTGAGAAGGAGAAACTGAAGGAGTTGCCCAGGAGCGACGGGGAGCTGAGGCTCTGGGATTGCCAGCTCCTCAAGGTCATCTTCGTGCT gATCTGCTTCTTGGTCATGTCCTCATCGTATCTGGCATTCCGCATCTCCCGGCTGGAACAGCAATTATGCTCCCTGAATTGGGATGGCCCAATCCCTGGGCACAG GTAA
- the GRAMD2A gene encoding GRAM domain-containing protein 2A isoform X9 — MAHSQAPELLHWPEGLKSEEIKKCGREGTLLSKYNQQYHKLFKDIPLEEVVLKVCSCALQRDLLLQGRLYISPNWLCFHASLFGKDIKVVIPVVSVQMIKKHKMARLLPNGLAITTNTSQKYVFVSLLSRDSVYDMLRRVCTHLQPSSKKSLSVREFPEEPECESLEVLIPEMKWRKVCPASRSLSLPDNIPCIPRASMDSTDSFFPSRKPPGSENAVCEKEKLKELPRSDGELRLWDCQLLKVIFVLICFLVMSSSYLAFRISRLEQQLCSLNWDGPIPGHR; from the exons ATGGCCCATAGCCAGGCCCCGGAGCT TCTGCACTGGCCAGAAGGCTTGAAGAGTGAAGAGATCAAGAAGTGTGGCCGAGAAGGG ACACTACTGAGTAAATACAACCAGCAATACCACAAGCTGTTTAAGGACATCCCTTTGGAGGAGGTTGTTCTCAAAG TGTGTTCCTGTGCACTCCAGAGAGACCTTCTTCTCCAGGGCCGGCTCTACATCTCCCCCAATTGGCTCTGTTTCCATGCTAGCCTCTTTGGCAAGGATATCAAG GTGGTCATTCCTGTGGTGTCTGTGCAAATGATCAAAAAACACAAGATGGCCCGGCTCCTTCCCAATGGCCTGGCCATCACCACCAATACCAGCCAAAAG taTGTCTTTGTGTCACTGCTTTCCCGGGACAGTGTCTATGACATGCTGAGGAGGGTCTGCACACACCTACAG CCTTCCAGCAAGAAGAGCCTGAGTGTAAGAGAATTTCCAGAGGAACCTGAGTGCGAGTCTCTG GAAGTCCTCATCCCTGAGATGAAGTGGAGAAAGGTGTGCCCTGCCTCCAGGTCCCTGTCCCTTCCAGACAACATCCCTTGTATCCCTCGGGCATCCATGGACTCCACCGACAGCTTCTttccctccaggaagcctccaggCTCTG AGAATGCTGTCTGTGAGAAGGAGAAACTGAAGGAGTTGCCCAGGAGCGACGGGGAGCTGAGGCTCTGGGATTGCCAGCTCCTCAAGGTCATCTTCGTGCT gATCTGCTTCTTGGTCATGTCCTCATCGTATCTGGCATTCCGCATCTCCCGGCTGGAACAGCAATTATGCTCCCTGAATTGGGATGGCCCAATCCCTGGGCACAG GTAA
- the GRAMD2A gene encoding GRAM domain-containing protein 2A isoform X5 — translation MHGKTASLKSPVSCTEKLARVQAPLNSSLHWPEGLKSEEIKKCGREGPQLVCLQTLLSKYNQQYHKLFKDIPLEEVVLKVCSCALQRDLLLQGRLYISPNWLCFHASLFGKDIKVVIPVVSVQMIKKHKMARLLPNGLAITTNTSQKYVFVSLLSRDSVYDMLRRVCTHLQPSSKKSLSVREFPEEPECESLEVLIPEMKWRKVCPASRSLSLPDNIPCIPRASMDSTDSFFPSRKPPGSENAVCEKEKLKELPRSDGELRLWDCQLLKVIFVLICFLVMSSSYLAFRISRLEQQLCSLNWDGPIPGHR, via the exons ATGCATGGAAAGACAGCTTCTCTGAAGAGCCCTGTGTCCTGCACAGAGAAACTAGCCAGGgttcaggcacccctgaactccAG TCTGCACTGGCCAGAAGGCTTGAAGAGTGAAGAGATCAAGAAGTGTGGCCGAGAAGGG CCCCAGCTCGTGTGTTTGCAGACACTACTGAGTAAATACAACCAGCAATACCACAAGCTGTTTAAGGACATCCCTTTGGAGGAGGTTGTTCTCAAAG TGTGTTCCTGTGCACTCCAGAGAGACCTTCTTCTCCAGGGCCGGCTCTACATCTCCCCCAATTGGCTCTGTTTCCATGCTAGCCTCTTTGGCAAGGATATCAAG GTGGTCATTCCTGTGGTGTCTGTGCAAATGATCAAAAAACACAAGATGGCCCGGCTCCTTCCCAATGGCCTGGCCATCACCACCAATACCAGCCAAAAG taTGTCTTTGTGTCACTGCTTTCCCGGGACAGTGTCTATGACATGCTGAGGAGGGTCTGCACACACCTACAG CCTTCCAGCAAGAAGAGCCTGAGTGTAAGAGAATTTCCAGAGGAACCTGAGTGCGAGTCTCTG GAAGTCCTCATCCCTGAGATGAAGTGGAGAAAGGTGTGCCCTGCCTCCAGGTCCCTGTCCCTTCCAGACAACATCCCTTGTATCCCTCGGGCATCCATGGACTCCACCGACAGCTTCTttccctccaggaagcctccaggCTCTG AGAATGCTGTCTGTGAGAAGGAGAAACTGAAGGAGTTGCCCAGGAGCGACGGGGAGCTGAGGCTCTGGGATTGCCAGCTCCTCAAGGTCATCTTCGTGCT gATCTGCTTCTTGGTCATGTCCTCATCGTATCTGGCATTCCGCATCTCCCGGCTGGAACAGCAATTATGCTCCCTGAATTGGGATGGCCCAATCCCTGGGCACAG GTAA
- the GRAMD2A gene encoding GRAM domain-containing protein 2A isoform X7, translating to MGRTQGFLVPGMECLLCSLHWPEGLKSEEIKKCGREGTLLSKYNQQYHKLFKDIPLEEVVLKVCSCALQRDLLLQGRLYISPNWLCFHASLFGKDIKVVIPVVSVQMIKKHKMARLLPNGLAITTNTSQKYVFVSLLSRDSVYDMLRRVCTHLQPSSKKSLSVREFPEEPECESLEVLIPEMKWRKVCPASRSLSLPDNIPCIPRASMDSTDSFFPSRKPPGSENAVCEKEKLKELPRSDGELRLWDCQLLKVIFVLICFLVMSSSYLAFRISRLEQQLCSLNWDGPIPGHR from the exons ATGGGCAGAACTCAAGGGTTCCTTGTCCCTGGAATGGAATGTCTCCTTTGCAGTCTGCACTGGCCAGAAGGCTTGAAGAGTGAAGAGATCAAGAAGTGTGGCCGAGAAGGG ACACTACTGAGTAAATACAACCAGCAATACCACAAGCTGTTTAAGGACATCCCTTTGGAGGAGGTTGTTCTCAAAG TGTGTTCCTGTGCACTCCAGAGAGACCTTCTTCTCCAGGGCCGGCTCTACATCTCCCCCAATTGGCTCTGTTTCCATGCTAGCCTCTTTGGCAAGGATATCAAG GTGGTCATTCCTGTGGTGTCTGTGCAAATGATCAAAAAACACAAGATGGCCCGGCTCCTTCCCAATGGCCTGGCCATCACCACCAATACCAGCCAAAAG taTGTCTTTGTGTCACTGCTTTCCCGGGACAGTGTCTATGACATGCTGAGGAGGGTCTGCACACACCTACAG CCTTCCAGCAAGAAGAGCCTGAGTGTAAGAGAATTTCCAGAGGAACCTGAGTGCGAGTCTCTG GAAGTCCTCATCCCTGAGATGAAGTGGAGAAAGGTGTGCCCTGCCTCCAGGTCCCTGTCCCTTCCAGACAACATCCCTTGTATCCCTCGGGCATCCATGGACTCCACCGACAGCTTCTttccctccaggaagcctccaggCTCTG AGAATGCTGTCTGTGAGAAGGAGAAACTGAAGGAGTTGCCCAGGAGCGACGGGGAGCTGAGGCTCTGGGATTGCCAGCTCCTCAAGGTCATCTTCGTGCT gATCTGCTTCTTGGTCATGTCCTCATCGTATCTGGCATTCCGCATCTCCCGGCTGGAACAGCAATTATGCTCCCTGAATTGGGATGGCCCAATCCCTGGGCACAG GTAA